The DNA window GTGATAGTACAGTCTCAATCAGTGCACAGATGGAACTCTTTTGCTGTTTCCGGGACTTTGGAAATTTGTACTTTTTAACTGCAGAGGTGAATTCCACAATGGCAATTTCAATAATTCGTTTAAACCTGCGGACTTCAAATTGTTTATGAAGCTTCATGTACTTCTGTCGGATGCTTTTTCGAGCAGATATTAGAGCTTCCATTAAATCAGCAATTGAAGATTTAATCTGATTTTTTTCCACAGAACTCAATGAAGATATTCTGAGTCCTTCAGTATTTTGGTTTGATGACATAACTTTTGCTTTTTCTCCTTGCTTTTTAACAGATTTATTTTTGGGTAATACCTCAGAGTAATATTTTACCGAAGGTTCATCAGGATTTACCATTCTTGTTTCCTTTTCATTTGCTCTTTGATTGGGATTACCTTTCTCTTCACTGCTGCTCTCTTTCATTACTTCAATGTTACAAGCTGGTTTCTGCACTTGAGATACACACTCATCCACATCGCTTACAATTTCTCCTTCTTCTATTTCTTCTGAAGTCCCCAAGGTTTTAATTCCTTCTTTGCACAAAGGCTCCTGGTTTTCTTTATTTAACTCCAGGGTGCAACTGCTTTCAGAACTATTATCTTGCATTTTCACTTCAGAATCTAAATGAACAAACAAATTTAAAATAGATGAAGTTGCATCTAAAATTCACAAATCTTTTAAACAATATTGCTTGTCAACATGATTCATAATTTTAGAAACAAAGGCTTATTGCCCTTTTCTCCTACATCACACTTTCTCTGTCTctgcaacactatattctgcagtgTTTTCTGCTTACTAATTTGATGTAAAGTACAGCACACTCTGCCTTCATGACGCGAAGAAAAGCTTTTTACTCTATTTCAGCATGTgactattgttacgtaccccgtaactgggtcacttaccggcaaagatagagaggtctgttgaagtctgatagtactatttttaacagtatttattgataaaaatacacaaaaataacatcgatgcaaacatacagataatatacgtcgtcaatactaaatctaaaagcgcgggtataatgataatcaataagaaatagctctatcattgtctagggggataatgtattgtccgatggaaatataaaagtcactcaagttcattcaagctgcagcttttggttggagagaaagacggaggtttaacttgcccattccttttatgatgtcaatccttcaagaGTCGTTGGGGACTAATTTcccctttgttgttagctaaagccgtgcttccgtggtaaaggcccaccaattccgaggcaaatggaaaaggacgcacatgggcttttccaccggctttcgctattacactgttacaggatttctagcatttcttctggtgcatctgaaggggctgttccccagaccctcttttatcctgactcacagggtctcagatgtcaatcaggttgggatgatgcaatccctccaccaacccccctcagttcattgcctgggggcttcgatgaatcgatgaatcaatacacaattccatctccaagagataATGGCCGTTAACCGTGGCTTTGTCTCTCGGaggcccaggacacattccaaacattgaggaatctgcgtgtctctctctctcatttcctgggtctcctgacccgaatcaatagcgatcctgtgattctcaaaaaggagggggccacgggcgtaacacTATAATAAACTAATATTAATACCTTATGAATATCACTTTGGACAGTGATCACCTCTGACTTGATAACAAAAATAATGGACTGTCAGTTATTCATCAGGAatttgagttcaaaagccaccTACTGAGTAACTTTCTTTCTACTTTTGACTCCACTTCTTTACATATTATCTGTTCAAATCAGTGTTTTCATTTCCTTTAATCCCAAAATGAACCCATTGAATTAACTGCATGTTGACATACTGACTTTTTTTGTGTTTTCTTAATAAGACTTTTCTCTACAATGATGACTCCTTCCCTTTAGGTAATTTTAAAATTCCATGTGAAGAAAGGGGATTTTCTTCTGTGTGTTAATATTCAAGGTAATCAGTTTGTTTCTGTGACGTATTGGTGATGGCAATGGTTAGCAACTAATAGACAGGGGAAAAGAATGTAATATGTTAGAATAACAATATGTGGTTTCCAATTACCTTACCAGGGGATTTTCTTAATGCTATTATCATGTTGCTCTTTACCCAAGAACTCTCAGACGTCTAAATTCTTTATTCTCTTCTCATAATTTAAATCTTATTCCTTATCCCTCGTCTATGGTTACAAAAAGAAGCAAGTTTAAGGCACTGAAGTTACAGGCTACATTATGAAATATGCCAAAATCTTCAGCAAGTTTTAAACATGTTTTAAGAATTctatctaaatttaaacatatatcactaaaaataaatgaattgtgtttaaactactttgttagctggaaataTCTTCTGCTTGGTAGGGTGGGGAGACCCACCGCTCAAACAGCAGGTATTGGTAGCTAACTATGGAGGATAACAAGGAAGTGATCTAGCCTTCGAAGAGTAGGTGACTACAgtataaacaacacacacaaaatgctggtggaacacagcaggccaggcagtatctatagggagaagcgctgatgacgtttcgggccgagacccttcgtcaggactacagGCTACAGTATAACATCCCTTTAGTGAGAGTACCCATAACTATCAATATCAGATAGGACTTAAGATCTTTGACTGAGTTCAGAACTTTGCGGACATCAAGCCCAGTACCATCACCCCTCATTCCATAATCCACTTTACATTGAGATGTTCAAACGTTTTATAAATTGAAGAAATTTTTAGATATAGCAACAGGATAACAACTTGTGGAAAGTGCAATCTGTTCTGCTGAACCCCATGTGAATATGCCATATTTTGTTTAAAGATCCTTACATTAATACTAACAACTCTcaaatgtatatttttaaaattctgtacTAAAATACAAATAACAAAGAAAAAAATCTCACTTTTACCTTTGTAGTCAACATTTCTCTCCGCAGATGTACCCGATTTCTCCAATTCTGAAGATCTGACAGGGCGTAGAGGACTGGTTAAAGGACTGATGGGTGCACCTATACAGCCAATATAAGCGAAGTCAATGCTCTGGATGGAGTTGTCTTCCAGGTCATCAGGGACACAAGGTTTTTTAACTGGTGTGGTAATAGCTGAAGAATCTATTGCAGGTGTGTGCTGAACTTCACGGTCAGTCAAATCAGGCTCTGAATTTTCTggcagttttccagcatctgctgtagcGACATCTTGAGGCTGATTGAAATCTCCAGAGTTCCCAGTGCCAGTGAGGGACAGAGCCTTTTCACTGCTGACTGTTTCAGCAGGGCAATCTGAATCCTCACATTGTCTGTCAATGGTATCATCAGCTTCTATAAGCTGCTGGGACACTTTGTTCAGTACACCCTCATCGACCTTTGATGGATTTCCTACTGATTCCAAATGCTCATTGGCAGAAATTTCCTCAAGTGGTGGGGAGTTTTCAACTTCTTCACTAACTATTTCACTGATAACTTCCACAGTTCCAAAAGTCTCCACAACAACTTGAGATGACTCTACTGGGTCAGAGTTTTCCAGTAAGTCTTCTTCCACTTCATGATCTTTTGCCTGGGCAGAAGGCATTTCAAGTACCATGGATTCCTGATTAGCTGGAGGCACAGAAACCTCAGATTCTCCTAAATGCATCTCAGTGGTCTCAGAGTCTGTGTCCTTTCCTTGATCTTTACTAGCTTCATGAGAACTTTTCTTGTAACTATTCTCTGACATGGATGCCATGCTTTCAGCATGCTCCACCATCTCACCTGCACTGAGTGCTCGTGTGCACGATGTTTCCACCTCATGAGGAACAATGGATGGTTTCTTCACAGGAGAAACAGTAAGTTGCAATGTTTCCATAAAATGCAATTTGGGATCAGCATCTCTTACTGAGCTCTGTTCATCTGTCGAGCTCTGCAAGTTACCTGAACTACGACCACGTACTGCATCTTCAGTACAATGTCCTTTCGTCAACAACTGATTTTCCTCAGTCAATTTAGTTTTGTCTTTTTCACTTCGAGGCTCCTTATTAACAACGTCCCTTCCATTCCGTAATGAATGTTTATTAATACCGTGGTCTCTCTGATTTTCTTTCTGTTCAGATTTATCCTTTTCCtttctatttccatctttctTTAAGTTTCTGCTGTCATCTTTACCACTCCTTCTAACATTGTCCTTGACGGTCTTTTCATCAGGCACTTTCCTGTTGGACTGATTATTTCTTCGGTCTCTGCTAACATCagtgctcctttcctttcctgaacTCTTGCTCTCAACTTTTTGATCTCTTCTTTCTCGAGAAGAGTGGTCCACTGCTGTGTGAACACTCCGACGAGAACTCCTACAGGGACTCGTAGGACTCATCAACTTTGACGACTCACTTCTTTTTTCAGAATGACGTCTCTCTGGCTCTCTCTCCTTCTGAAAAGATCGACTTCTTAATCTATCATCTCTGTGTTTTTCTTGGGCATCTTCCTGATTACTTCTCTGTTCCTTTTTTCTATCTGTTGCTTGCTCTCTGCTTCTGTGGTCACTTTTTTTGATCTCCTCTTTATGTCTTTTCTCCTTTTCAACTTGGCTTTTTGATTCTTTTGGATCTGCGCTGTTTCCTGACGAGCCCTGATCAAGGCGATGCCTGATTCTGTCTGAACATTTCTCTGAGGCATGCCGACTTGTACTCCGCACTTCAGAATGTGACCTTGCACTCTGAGAAGTTTGTTCACGTTTATCAATCTTCTGTAGATAAATGGGCTCTTTGATTTTATTTCCTTGAGCTGATAATTCCAAAATGTATGACTTTTCAACAGTTCCATGTCTACACAAATCCTCTCCATTCAGTTTCTCAGTTCCTTTCCTCTCCTTGCAAGGAGTGAGTTCTGCTTTATCCTTGGTGGCATTTGGTTTATGAGGTGGTACGATACTTGTATGTGAGGAGGACTTGCTAGAATGCTCTCTGCCAACAGGTGAATGAGGGCTAGAAAGAAATTTTGCATTTCTTGGCAAATTACACTGGCTCTTTGGTTCTATAATCTTATTTCCACACCCAAGCGGTCCAACTTGGGGACAATTTCCCTCTTCGTTTACGCGAGAAGTGAGCAGGCACTGTTCAACATTTGCAGATCTGGATGGACAAGGAAGGTTGAGTCTGGAATGGGTGTTATCGTTCTGTGATGTAATTGGAACATTGAGCGACCCTGGAGGATGAGCGTGCTGATTATTGTGGCGACGGAGACATGGGTTTCCAATCCAATTCATTGAATGTCTGATTGAGAGAAAGTAAAGAGAAGCTATTTGCTAGGCTGAACATAACTGATGTGTAATGGCTTACTAAGCAACATATTTCTAAGCAAGATTACAAACAAAGGCATCGCTTACAAGTTTTGCTTCAATAAAACCTCTCTATGGTTTAAGAGCTTGCTAGTTAGCATTGTGGCTTCATTGTAGTAAGTGACCAGGCTTGATCCTGACTCTGGATGCTGTTTACACATTCTGTAACCAGTTTACACATAGATCTCAAAGACAAAAGGTTCATTGGCTATTGTAAACAATCCCTGGATGTAGTCCAAAAAatctctaaataattattacCGGCTTATCACTCGTGAAACCAGAGAACCCAACACACTGGATTACTGTTGTAACACTGCCTAGCACTGTCCTTGACAGTCTCTTCATCAGGCTCTAAccacccacactttggaaagtctgaaccccgagtacaggcagagactgaagactacaGCTCCAGTAAAGAGGACCAAGAAGATAATAACAAGGAAGCtgcaggagtgcttacaggactacCTTGAGTCggtggactgtattcagggatccaTCTTCGATTCTGAATGAGtacgccacagttgtcactgacttcactAAAACTTATGTGGATGTGCATGTGCCTACAAGAGCATACCagaatcaaaagccatggatgaaccaggagttacgtagtctgctgagggctagatctgtggcattcaaggtgatcaaGGACATTACAACAAGGCCAGGTACGACTTATGGAAGGCTACCTCAAGAGCAAAGGAACAATTCCAAACAAAGTTAAAGGtggaatcagatgcacatcaactctggcagagtttacaggtcattacttcctacaaactgAAAccaaacatcatgaatggcagtgatgcttcactcccagatgagctgaacACCATTTatacacgctttgaaagggagaataaaactacagctaagaggatccctgcagcacccggtgaccctgtgatctctgacttagaggctgatgtcagaacatctttcaagagggtaaacCCTCACAAATagacaggccctgatggtgtacctggtaggtcTCTGAAAACAATCTAGCAGTGGGTTCAATGAcactttcaatctctcattgctacatttggaagttcccacctgcttcaaacagggaACAATCGCAAGAAAAGGGTGAGCTgcaccttaatgactatcgtctcgtagcactcacatcaatggtgatgaagtgctttgaggggctgGTTATGGCTACAATCAACTCCTACCTCAACacggacctggacccactgcatttTGCTTATCACCACAAAAGGTCTactgcagatgcaatctcactggctccccACTCAGTTTATGATCAACTAGGCAATGTAAGTGCTtatgtcagactgctgtttactgactacagttcagcatttaacacaatcgtTCCTACATGTCTCatcaaaaagctccagaacccgggcctccctccctctgccaatggatccttgacttcctccctGAAGACCACAGTCCATGCAGATCGGAACTAACATTTCCACCTcattgataatcaacactggcacaactCATGGATGTGTGCTTAgaccactgctctgctctctctataccgatgaccatgtggctaggcacagctcaaatgccatctatcaaTTTGCAGAttatacaactattgttggcagaatttcagatagtgacaagCTGGCGTACAGGAAcaagatatatcagctggttgagtggagtcacagcaacaagcttgcactcaacatcaggaagaccaaagaattgattgtggacttcagaagtgTAAAAtaagggaatacacaccagtcctcagaagGATCAAAagtggtatggggaagagagtaatttcaacatctctgaggatctatacAGGGTCTAACATATCGATATAGTTTcaaaggcatgacagcagctgtaattcaataggagtttgaaaagatttgatatgtcaccaaagatgctcGCTAATTTcgatagatgtaccatggaaataagctgcagaaagttgtgaactcaattATCTCCATcgtaggcactagcctccccagcatccagggcatcttcaaggtgcaatgcctcaaaaaggcagcatccatcattaagggcacccatcacccatgacatgccctcttctcattgcaaacATCAGGCAGtagatgcagaagcctgaaggcattcacttaatgattcaggaacagcttcttcctctctgccatcatatttctgaatggaaacTGAATCcacgaatactacctcactactttatttccCTCTTCTTGtactatttaatttaactttaaaaaCTATATACAGTGCATATAAAAAGTAGTCCCACCACTTGGAAGTTttcctgttttattgttttacgttGAATCATagtgatttaatttggctttttttgacactgatcaacagaaaaagactctttcatgtcaaagtgaaaacagatctctacaaagtgatctaaattaattacaaatataaaacacaaaataattgattgcataagtattcaccccctttaatatgacacaccaaatcaccaccagtgcagccaattggttttagaagtcacataattagttaaatggagatcactgtgtgcagtcaaggtgtttcatttgattgtagtaaaaatacaactGTATTTGGAAGGTCAGTAttttggcaaaaactacaccatatgACAACAAAAGAATACTCAACGTaactccacgaaaaggttattgaaaagcacaagtcaggaaatggatacaagaaaatttctgactcactgaatatcccttggaatacagttgtcaatcatcaagaaatggaaagaatatggcacagctgtaaatctgcct is part of the Hemitrygon akajei chromosome 9, sHemAka1.3, whole genome shotgun sequence genome and encodes:
- the casp8ap2 gene encoding CASP8-associated protein 2 isoform X2, with translation MDRGEASSSADYLHYDLLQEDSFVKSDNENSVDIYDGLDTDYQGGGQSASCDASGKNKPAKDCFDLYEEILAEEGTAKAISLKEFQEKSIERERKVEELLQKLHEVETKNSTLSNENIQLKKNISALIKTARQEINRKDEEINRLNRRHSMNWIGNPCLRRHNNQHAHPPGSLNVPITSQNDNTHSRLNLPCPSRSANVEQCLLTSRVNEEGNCPQVGPLGCGNKIIEPKSQCNLPRNAKFLSSPHSPVGREHSSKSSSHTSIVPPHKPNATKDKAELTPCKERKGTEKLNGEDLCRHGTVEKSYILELSAQGNKIKEPIYLQKIDKREQTSQSARSHSEVRSTSRHASEKCSDRIRHRLDQGSSGNSADPKESKSQVEKEKRHKEEIKKSDHRSREQATDRKKEQRSNQEDAQEKHRDDRLRSRSFQKEREPERRHSEKRSESSKLMSPTSPCRSSRRSVHTAVDHSSRERRDQKVESKSSGKERSTDVSRDRRNNQSNRKVPDEKTVKDNVRRSGKDDSRNLKKDGNRKEKDKSEQKENQRDHGINKHSLRNGRDVVNKEPRSEKDKTKLTEENQLLTKGHCTEDAVRGRSSGNLQSSTDEQSSVRDADPKLHFMETLQLTVSPVKKPSIVPHEVETSCTRALSAGEMVEHAESMASMSENSYKKSSHEASKDQGKDTDSETTEMHLGESEVSVPPANQESMVLEMPSAQAKDHEVEEDLLENSDPVESSQVVVETFGTVEVISEIVSEEVENSPPLEEISANEHLESVGNPSKVDEGVLNKVSQQLIEADDTIDRQCEDSDCPAETVSSEKALSLTGTGNSGDFNQPQDVATADAGKLPENSEPDLTDREVQHTPAIDSSAITTPVKKPCVPDDLEDNSIQSIDFAYIGCIGAPISPLTSPLRPVRSSELEKSGTSAERNVDYKDSEVKMQDNSSESSCTLELNKENQEPLCKEGIKTLGTSEEIEEGEIVSDVDECVSQVQKPACNIEVMKESSSEEKGNPNQRANEKETRMVNPDEPSVKYYSEVLPKNKSVKKQGEKAKVMSSNQNTEGLRISSLSSVEKNQIKSSIADLMEALISARKSIRQKYMKLHKQFEVRRFKRIIEIAIVEFTSAVKKYKFPKSRKQQKSSICALIETVLSQVKSNGIVNTIFSQQALNMKEKLWLFVEKQFDFMFDKIREIFISCENISLELALERGRKNEKVIKSKKKNAVVKHKADKVPKLKKSPSSEPCLTNDASGKRNSEKKKLAADRSRKNGAVVNRYSKNKTEVSAGGISKENSQPPTNVKNLLSVSQMNWNASSDSLINSNSTKDSHEKTELGILTEQQASTLTFNLVSDAQMGEIFKCLLQGSDLLEQGMSALECNSWSAPEKMHPDVNTHLSSVPSTSEKAPLVSQGDGVSWPPVTPNKHAVGLRPPLNIDILDESCMLEIPDKVVPNKDALVISQPEDSNSQKVNEASSGLQARASISSILMEDLAVSLTVPSPLKSDGEISFLTSQNGLSLPGEVSEAILSSHYSENAVLDEEDASEQDIHLALDSDNSSSRSSSSSTWNKQTSTSSFQYRNHPPMQAVVMEKSNDHFIVKIRCKASSTNSSLQSLPSAAAVKENETSKLGLGGQPVVDTIDKRAILPKNNVQEMPKNNVQEMPEKQVHVMSESLPNHSITLKHPVGESRGTEESGMEVDISLPPSEKDKLSLPKNCTDHLPSLEAPSGNTKGNVLLIGTVLKSTPSSGNKKRKCNVKVDSAEKRARKEPEPLNASTKNDDKANTKRKSTSSAKKAVKKTADTPEKMKCNTRRSTVPSQTSLPAKNIIKKNGEVVIAWTREDDRSILLDCQQKGANEETFSYISKKLNRSPRQVSERFRCLMKLFKRTKHE
- the casp8ap2 gene encoding CASP8-associated protein 2 isoform X1; its protein translation is MASVQWTGSGADSATRWRISKNIMDRGEASSSADYLHYDLLQEDSFVKSDNENSVDIYDGLDTDYQGGGQSASCDASGKNKPAKDCFDLYEEILAEEGTAKAISLKEFQEKSIERERKVEELLQKLHEVETKNSTLSNENIQLKKNISALIKTARQEINRKDEEINRLNRRHSMNWIGNPCLRRHNNQHAHPPGSLNVPITSQNDNTHSRLNLPCPSRSANVEQCLLTSRVNEEGNCPQVGPLGCGNKIIEPKSQCNLPRNAKFLSSPHSPVGREHSSKSSSHTSIVPPHKPNATKDKAELTPCKERKGTEKLNGEDLCRHGTVEKSYILELSAQGNKIKEPIYLQKIDKREQTSQSARSHSEVRSTSRHASEKCSDRIRHRLDQGSSGNSADPKESKSQVEKEKRHKEEIKKSDHRSREQATDRKKEQRSNQEDAQEKHRDDRLRSRSFQKEREPERRHSEKRSESSKLMSPTSPCRSSRRSVHTAVDHSSRERRDQKVESKSSGKERSTDVSRDRRNNQSNRKVPDEKTVKDNVRRSGKDDSRNLKKDGNRKEKDKSEQKENQRDHGINKHSLRNGRDVVNKEPRSEKDKTKLTEENQLLTKGHCTEDAVRGRSSGNLQSSTDEQSSVRDADPKLHFMETLQLTVSPVKKPSIVPHEVETSCTRALSAGEMVEHAESMASMSENSYKKSSHEASKDQGKDTDSETTEMHLGESEVSVPPANQESMVLEMPSAQAKDHEVEEDLLENSDPVESSQVVVETFGTVEVISEIVSEEVENSPPLEEISANEHLESVGNPSKVDEGVLNKVSQQLIEADDTIDRQCEDSDCPAETVSSEKALSLTGTGNSGDFNQPQDVATADAGKLPENSEPDLTDREVQHTPAIDSSAITTPVKKPCVPDDLEDNSIQSIDFAYIGCIGAPISPLTSPLRPVRSSELEKSGTSAERNVDYKDSEVKMQDNSSESSCTLELNKENQEPLCKEGIKTLGTSEEIEEGEIVSDVDECVSQVQKPACNIEVMKESSSEEKGNPNQRANEKETRMVNPDEPSVKYYSEVLPKNKSVKKQGEKAKVMSSNQNTEGLRISSLSSVEKNQIKSSIADLMEALISARKSIRQKYMKLHKQFEVRRFKRIIEIAIVEFTSAVKKYKFPKSRKQQKSSICALIETVLSQVKSNGIVNTIFSQQALNMKEKLWLFVEKQFDFMFDKIREIFISCENISLELALERGRKNEKVIKSKKKNAVVKHKADKVPKLKKSPSSEPCLTNDASGKRNSEKKKLAADRSRKNGAVVNRYSKNKTEVSAGGISKENSQPPTNVKNLLSVSQMNWNASSDSLINSNSTKDSHEKTELGILTEQQASTLTFNLVSDAQMGEIFKCLLQGSDLLEQGMSALECNSWSAPEKMHPDVNTHLSSVPSTSEKAPLVSQGDGVSWPPVTPNKHAVGLRPPLNIDILDESCMLEIPDKVVPNKDALVISQPEDSNSQKVNEASSGLQARASISSILMEDLAVSLTVPSPLKSDGEISFLTSQNGLSLPGEVSEAILSSHYSENAVLDEEDASEQDIHLALDSDNSSSRSSSSSTWNKQTSTSSFQYRNHPPMQAVVMEKSNDHFIVKIRCKASSTNSSLQSLPSAAAVKENETSKLGLGGQPVVDTIDKRAILPKNNVQEMPKNNVQEMPEKQVHVMSESLPNHSITLKHPVGESRGTEESGMEVDISLPPSEKDKLSLPKNCTDHLPSLEAPSGNTKGNVLLIGTVLKSTPSSGNKKRKCNVKVDSAEKRARKEPEPLNASTKNDDKANTKRKSTSSAKKAVKKTADTPEKMKCNTRRSTVPSQTSLPAKNIIKKNGEVVIAWTREDDRSILLDCQQKGANEETFSYISKKLNRSPRQVSERFRCLMKLFKRTKHE